CCGTGTCCCTCCTGAAACATCTTTCCGAACTAGGATTGTCCGAGCGAGAGGCACGGGTATACCTGTACCTGGTTCGCGCTGGTGAGGCCAACGCACGGGAGGTGAGTGAGGGGGTCGGAATTCCGTACTCAAAGGTTTACTCCGTCCTTCGATCGCTGGAGGACAAGGGATGGGTGGAAGCCGATCGAAGCATCAGACCTACTACCTATCGACCGGTGTCCCCGGACGTCGCGGTGAGGCGAGCCCTGGAGCGGGAGCTGAACAGGATCCAACGTGAGCTGGAGGAGCATGCCAAGGTCGCCGTGAGGAAACTTTCCGAGATGTACAGAGCGGAACGGGAGACCGTGGCCCGCACGTATCACGGTAAATCCGCCAGGGAGACGCTCGCAGAAGTGCTGAGATCGTCGGAAGATATAGTATGCATCGTCCACCTAGGCCGCAATCTGCCACGCTGGCTCCTGGAGTCGCTTCGGCGGATGAAAGGCTCGATGGTCCTCAGGGCTAAGGAGGGGTCCGAGGTCGCGGACGAACTGGAACCCGACGTGAAAGTAACAGTCGATATTGAACCCCGAGACACCTTAATAGTGCTCTCAGCGGACCGCCGCGAGTTTTTCTTGGGTAAGTTCGGTGTCGAGGGCGACTACTTGCTCTCACTCGAGGAGCCTATACTGGCCCAAGGGATCCACGATGCGGTCACGAGAGCGTGTAAATCGCGCTCACGACGCGCTTGAGTACCGGATTCGCCTAGGAAGGACGACACCCCAAACTTGTCCGAAGCACATGCGCCATCCCAGTTCCAGGCGTAGGGC
Above is a window of Methanopyrus sp. SNP6 DNA encoding:
- a CDS encoding TrmB family transcriptional regulator: MSLLKHLSELGLSEREARVYLYLVRAGEANAREVSEGVGIPYSKVYSVLRSLEDKGWVEADRSIRPTTYRPVSPDVAVRRALERELNRIQRELEEHAKVAVRKLSEMYRAERETVARTYHGKSARETLAEVLRSSEDIVCIVHLGRNLPRWLLESLRRMKGSMVLRAKEGSEVADELEPDVKVTVDIEPRDTLIVLSADRREFFLGKFGVEGDYLLSLEEPILAQGIHDAVTRACKSRSRRA